The Lysinibacillus pakistanensis genome includes a window with the following:
- a CDS encoding LysR family transcriptional regulator: METEWIRTFLIAARTENFRETAELRFITQSTVSKHIQHLEKELQTTLFDRQGKQVRLNRFGAYFFQQAEKMIMTVDEGIHNMESFLHGYTSHLTIGVAPQIANSTLPAIIQTFQQQKPSIQISIELLKSNEIGEAVYTGEVDIGLSKLTSTRELHTVLLAQESLQLIAPIAKKEADALTLLQQEMILTHEYAPYWQDIQQVLQQFKRYKSMHINQTEVIKNFVKHGLGIAFLPRSIIEADYQQNLLHSYSIQEFSHIMSNSYFLAKYLSADIESFLAVCHLIYADLVCD, from the coding sequence ATGGAAACAGAATGGATAAGAACATTTCTAATTGCTGCAAGAACAGAAAATTTCCGAGAAACAGCTGAACTACGATTTATTACACAATCTACAGTATCAAAGCATATACAGCATCTTGAAAAGGAATTGCAAACAACGTTATTTGATAGACAGGGAAAGCAAGTGAGACTAAATCGTTTTGGGGCTTACTTTTTTCAACAGGCAGAAAAAATGATCATGACTGTTGATGAAGGAATACACAATATGGAATCCTTTTTGCATGGTTATACATCCCATTTAACGATCGGGGTTGCACCTCAAATTGCGAATTCTACTTTACCAGCCATCATCCAAACATTTCAACAGCAGAAACCTTCCATCCAAATTTCGATTGAGCTATTAAAGTCAAATGAAATAGGAGAGGCGGTTTATACAGGGGAGGTAGATATTGGTTTATCAAAACTAACATCAACTCGAGAACTTCATACTGTCCTCCTCGCACAAGAATCACTTCAATTAATTGCTCCAATAGCAAAAAAAGAGGCAGATGCACTTACACTTTTGCAGCAGGAAATGATTTTAACACATGAATATGCACCTTATTGGCAAGACATCCAGCAAGTATTGCAACAATTTAAACGCTATAAAAGCATGCATATAAATCAAACCGAAGTTATTAAAAATTTTGTAAAGCATGGACTTGGCATTGCCTTTTTGCCAAGAAGTATTATTGAGGCTGATTATCAACAGAATTTATTACATAGCTATTCCATACAAGAATTTTCTCATATTATGTCCAATAGCTACTTTCTAGCAAAATATTTATCAGCAGATATTGAGAGCTTTTTAGCAGTTTGTCATCTAATTTACGCTGATTTAGTTTGTGACTAG
- a CDS encoding sulfite exporter TauE/SafE family protein, translating to MYNLMSKISQIMSNPITEFLNAFEHAPLMIAILLGLIGALAPCQLTGNMSAITFYGNRTIQMKSNWQEIVFFIMGKVVVFSFFGLFAWIFGQSFETKMTVYFPIFRRAIGPIMLITGLVLIGIFKLKFLNRISLLLPTVVKEGKIGSLLMGASISLAFCPTMFVLFFVWLMPTVASTSYGLVLPAIFGVATSVPLLIMMALIHFFFEKRVIMQYSMKMGKVIQNVAGVILIIIGATDTITYWALY from the coding sequence ATGTATAATTTGATGTCAAAAATAAGCCAAATCATGAGCAATCCTATAACCGAATTTTTAAATGCCTTTGAACATGCCCCATTAATGATTGCGATTTTACTTGGCTTAATAGGTGCTTTAGCTCCTTGTCAATTAACTGGTAATATGAGCGCTATCACCTTTTATGGGAATCGTACTATTCAAATGAAAAGTAATTGGCAGGAAATTGTGTTTTTTATAATGGGAAAGGTTGTTGTCTTTAGTTTTTTTGGCCTTTTTGCTTGGATCTTTGGTCAATCCTTTGAAACGAAAATGACTGTGTATTTTCCAATTTTTCGCCGGGCAATTGGTCCGATTATGCTAATAACGGGCCTTGTGCTTATCGGCATTTTTAAATTAAAATTTCTGAATCGAATTTCTTTACTTCTTCCAACAGTGGTGAAAGAAGGGAAAATTGGCTCGCTGCTGATGGGCGCTAGTATTTCCTTAGCCTTTTGCCCAACAATGTTCGTACTTTTCTTTGTATGGCTAATGCCAACGGTTGCCTCAACTTCGTATGGCTTAGTGCTACCAGCTATTTTTGGTGTCGCAACTTCTGTGCCGCTTTTGATCATGATGGCACTGATTCATTTCTTTTTTGAAAAACGCGTCATTATGCAATATAGCATGAAAATGGGGAAAGTAATTCAAAATGTGGCGGGTGTTATTTTAATCATAATAGGCGCAACAGATACCATTACATACTGGGCGCTATACTGA
- a CDS encoding sporulation protein: MSFFNNVLASIGVGSATVDTRLEKTTYRAGEIMRGEIIVRGGQVEQQVDTIYLSINTTYIREANDNKYTEVATLQKIKVLEPFIIAAGERKTFPISLTLPFETPITAGKTQVWIQTGLDIKNAVDPSDKDYIRVQPTELATHILDAISALGFRLREAECEQAPARFRGYYPFIQEFEFVPTGQYRNHLDELEIVFLSQSNHSAEILLQIDRKVRGIGSFFAEALDMDESYVRTTITKHDLPMIETKLQQIIVKHLKG, from the coding sequence ATGTCGTTTTTTAACAATGTACTTGCAAGTATTGGGGTAGGCTCTGCAACGGTTGATACACGATTAGAGAAAACTACATACAGAGCTGGTGAAATAATGCGTGGCGAGATTATAGTCCGTGGTGGGCAGGTTGAACAGCAAGTCGATACAATTTATTTATCGATCAATACGACCTATATTCGAGAAGCAAATGACAATAAATATACGGAAGTAGCCACTCTACAAAAAATTAAAGTATTAGAGCCATTTATTATTGCAGCAGGCGAAAGGAAGACCTTCCCTATTTCACTTACATTACCATTCGAAACACCAATAACAGCAGGCAAAACCCAAGTATGGATACAAACAGGCCTTGATATTAAAAACGCAGTGGATCCAAGTGACAAGGATTATATTCGTGTCCAACCAACAGAGCTTGCTACACATATCCTAGACGCTATAAGTGCACTTGGTTTTCGTTTGCGTGAAGCAGAATGTGAACAGGCACCAGCTCGATTCCGTGGCTACTATCCATTTATTCAGGAATTTGAATTTGTGCCGACAGGACAATATAGAAATCATTTAGATGAGCTAGAAATTGTTTTTCTATCACAATCTAATCATTCGGCGGAAATATTGTTGCAAATAGACCGTAAAGTTAGAGGCATTGGCAGCTTTTTCGCAGAAGCTCTTGATATGGACGAAAGCTATGTCAGAACCACAATTACCAAGCATGATTTACCAATGATTGAAACGAAACTACAGCAAATTATTGTCAAGCACTTAAAAGGATAA
- the ytaF gene encoding sporulation membrane protein YtaF, producing the protein MNWLIILAFTFSSSIDNLGVGLSYGFRKINVAFGKNLLIAIICFLMSMGGITFGVWLSTILPGMLPVIIGALLLFIIGIRIILLAKPQNEMDSNNEMQPKNVQDILRNPEEAHFKKSGEIGWGESVLLGVALSANALTNGVGAGLLGLSPLIISITAAIGSFITVWMGVKLGSKVADVRVGTFTVGQFGTIISGVILLIIAFLAFF; encoded by the coding sequence GTGAACTGGTTAATCATTTTGGCTTTTACTTTTTCATCCAGTATCGATAATTTAGGTGTGGGCCTTTCCTATGGGTTTCGAAAAATAAATGTTGCATTTGGTAAAAATTTATTAATTGCGATTATTTGTTTTCTTATGAGTATGGGAGGCATTACGTTTGGCGTTTGGCTCTCAACCATTCTTCCAGGTATGCTTCCTGTTATCATAGGAGCGTTGCTTTTATTTATTATTGGAATTCGAATTATTCTTTTGGCAAAACCACAGAATGAAATGGATAGTAACAATGAAATGCAGCCAAAAAATGTTCAAGATATTTTAAGAAACCCTGAGGAAGCCCATTTCAAAAAGTCTGGTGAGATTGGATGGGGAGAATCTGTACTGCTCGGTGTTGCCTTATCGGCGAATGCATTAACAAATGGTGTAGGTGCCGGTTTACTGGGTCTTTCTCCTCTTATCATTTCGATAACCGCTGCTATTGGAAGTTTTATTACGGTTTGGATGGGGGTCAAATTAGGAAGTAAAGTAGCTGATGTTCGAGTCGGTACATTTACTGTAGGGCAATTTGGAACAATAATTAGCGGTGTCATTTTATTAATAATTGCATTTCTAGCTTTCTTTTAA
- a CDS encoding ABC transporter permease — translation MAKLLKLIQNEWMKLWYKKGTWAMVALVILFIIGPGIMLKYYDTKNSEDISWKETEQQAINNYKEMLAGDDLTPADKTYFEEQIAISEYRLAHDVPSQNEGSLASFMSFTSNMLKLVTLFTVITAASIVSSEFSTGTIKMLLTRPMSRAKILTSKLITTFIFGLFLFVVNVVVSVIVGFLLFGNGTGVELEMVNGQIAEKAVWSDLGYHYLLSGGDFVMSTLFAFLVGSVFRSSSLAIGLTMFLSFTGGMIVMFLSRYEIVKYIWLTHSNLTQYESGNPVTEGITMPFSLTVLAIYAVIFLVISYTSFMKRDVTA, via the coding sequence GTGGCCAAATTGCTGAAGCTAATTCAAAATGAATGGATGAAATTGTGGTATAAAAAAGGAACTTGGGCAATGGTCGCATTAGTAATCCTCTTTATTATTGGACCTGGTATTATGTTGAAATACTATGATACAAAAAATTCAGAGGATATTTCATGGAAAGAAACTGAACAACAAGCCATTAACAACTATAAAGAAATGTTGGCAGGAGATGATCTTACTCCGGCAGATAAAACATATTTCGAAGAGCAAATTGCGATATCTGAGTATCGTTTAGCGCATGATGTACCATCTCAAAATGAGGGAAGTCTTGCGAGCTTTATGTCATTTACAAGTAATATGCTCAAGTTAGTAACATTATTTACAGTAATTACAGCAGCGAGTATTGTTTCGAGTGAATTCTCAACAGGTACTATTAAAATGCTGTTAACACGCCCAATGTCGCGGGCAAAAATATTAACCTCCAAATTAATTACAACTTTTATATTTGGTTTGTTTTTATTTGTGGTTAATGTCGTAGTAAGTGTCATAGTAGGATTCCTACTATTCGGCAATGGTACAGGAGTCGAGTTAGAGATGGTCAATGGCCAAATAGCCGAAAAAGCGGTATGGAGTGACTTGGGGTATCATTACTTATTATCTGGCGGTGACTTTGTGATGTCAACGTTATTTGCCTTTTTAGTAGGTTCAGTTTTCCGCTCAAGTTCTTTAGCTATTGGTTTAACGATGTTCTTGTCGTTTACAGGTGGAATGATTGTAATGTTCTTAAGTCGGTATGAAATTGTCAAATATATTTGGCTGACTCATTCTAATTTAACGCAATATGAATCAGGAAATCCAGTGACAGAAGGTATCACAATGCCATTCTCACTTACTGTTCTGGCGATTTATGCTGTTATTTTCCTTGTAATTAGCTATACGTCCTTTATGAAACGTGATGTGACAGCATAA
- a CDS encoding class I SAM-dependent methyltransferase yields the protein MTTKWNANLYDQKHDFVSKFGESLVDLLRPQKNEMIVDIGCGTGDLAHEIATHGAIVQGIDASQEMIIAAQQKYPNIQFQAVDATTFSIKNQFDAVFSNAALHWMKQADLVIENIYHSLKLGGRFVAEMGGDGNIASIVWALKKSMEEMQLPYKEEYFPWYFPTLEEYQSKLEKAGFTVAMITLYERPTPLQGEDGLRNWLVMFSHNILQHLTEKEKEQIYVKCEQLLKPNYYQNQQWVADYCRLRFVATKN from the coding sequence ATGACAACAAAATGGAATGCCAATTTATACGATCAAAAGCATGACTTTGTTTCAAAATTTGGAGAAAGCTTAGTGGACCTGCTTAGACCACAGAAAAATGAAATGATAGTAGATATTGGTTGTGGGACAGGAGATTTAGCACACGAAATTGCAACTCATGGTGCCATCGTTCAAGGAATTGATGCCTCTCAAGAAATGATAATTGCAGCACAGCAAAAATATCCTAACATCCAGTTTCAAGCTGTGGATGCTACAACATTCTCCATTAAGAATCAATTTGATGCTGTCTTCTCAAACGCAGCCCTTCATTGGATGAAGCAGGCAGATTTAGTTATTGAAAATATTTATCATTCCCTAAAGCTAGGAGGCCGCTTTGTTGCTGAAATGGGTGGAGATGGTAATATAGCCTCTATAGTATGGGCACTCAAAAAAAGTATGGAGGAAATGCAACTACCATATAAGGAAGAATATTTCCCATGGTATTTCCCGACTTTAGAAGAATATCAATCTAAATTAGAGAAAGCCGGCTTTACTGTTGCCATGATTACATTATATGAGCGACCAACACCTCTACAGGGAGAGGACGGGCTTCGTAATTGGTTAGTGATGTTTAGTCATAACATCCTTCAGCATTTAACGGAAAAAGAGAAAGAGCAAATCTATGTAAAATGTGAGCAGCTATTAAAACCTAACTATTATCAGAACCAACAATGGGTTGCTGATTATTGTCGACTACGCTTTGTTGCGACCAAAAATTAA